The following proteins come from a genomic window of Miscanthus floridulus cultivar M001 chromosome 2, ASM1932011v1, whole genome shotgun sequence:
- the LOC136539615 gene encoding protein SRG1-like, with translation MADESWRVPTPVQELAAGVVELPSQFVLQEQDRPESLLLATHMPEPIPVIDLSRLPAADEASKLRSALQTWGLFLVTNHGIEASLMDHVMAASRDFFHQPLQEKQKFSNLIGGKRFQMEGYGNDMVTSQDQILDWQDRLQLRVEPEDERNLAYWPKHPDSFRDLLHEYASKTKNVRDNVLRAMGKILELGEDYFISQIGEKAPAIARFNYYPPCPRPELVFGIKPHSDGGAVTILLVDNDVGGLQVQRDGIWYTVPSKPHTLIINLGDSMEIMNNGIFKSPVHRVVTNADKERLSLAMFHGVEGQKVLEPAAGLLGKERPAQYRKIKAADYIVGLHQGIAKGQRFIDTLKI, from the exons ATGGCTGACGAGTCATGGAGGGTGCCAACCCCAGTGCAAGAATTGGCGGCAGGCGTGGTGGAACTACCGAGCCAGTTCGTGCTGCAGGAGCAGGATCGTCCTGAAAGCCTGCTATTGGCCACTCACATGCCGGAGCCCATTCCCGTCATAGACCTCAGCAGGCTGCCGGCTGCCGATGAGGCTTCCAAGCTCCGGTCAGCACTGCAGACCTGGGGACTCTTCCTG GTTACCAACCATGGGATAGAAGCATCTCTGATGGACCATGTGATGGCCGCATCACGAGATTTCTTCCACCAGCCGCTCCAAGAGAAGCAGAAATTCAGTAACTTGATAGGCGGCAAGCGGTTCCAGATGGAAGGTTATGGCAATGACATGGTGACATCCCAAGATCAGATACTCGACTGGCAAGATCGGCTGCAACTCAGGGTGGAACCAGAAGATGAGAGGAACCTTGCTTATTGGCCCAAACACCCTGACTCCTTCAG GGATCTTCTGCACGAGTATGCATCAAAAACCAAGAATGTTAGGGACAATGTCCTACGAGCGATGGGCAAAATTTTGGAGCTTGGCGAAGATTATTTCATCAGCCAGATTGGGGAGAAAGCCCCAGCAATTGCCAGGTTCAACTATTACCCTCCGTGTCCAAGGCCCGAGCTCGTCTTTGGCATTAAGCCTCACTCTGACGGTGGCGCTGTCACGATACTTCTCGTTGACAATGATGTTGGGGGCCTGCAAGTTCAAAGGGATGGCATTTGGTACACTGTTCCATCCAAACCTCACACGTTGATTATCAACTTGGGAGACTCCATGGAG ATaatgaacaatgggatcttcaaaagTCCGGTGCACAGGGTTGTGACGAATGCAGACAAGGAGAGACTCTCACTGGCCATGTTCCACGGCGTGGAAGGTCAGAAAGTGCTTGAGCCAGCGGCTGGTTTGCTGGGCAAGGAGCGACCAGCACAATACAGGAAAATTAAGGCCGCAGACTACATTGTTGGGCTCCATCAAGGAATTGCGAAAGGACAGAGATTTATCGATACTTTGAAGATCTAA